From Segatella copri, the proteins below share one genomic window:
- a CDS encoding aldose epimerase family protein, with protein MSTFKTLFMGVGFAAIATLSACSSSSNASLTQSGLNPADFDSTVLGKKTELVTLKNANGMEVCLTNYGGRVVSISVPNKDGKPTDVVLGYDNIHQYADTLNSPSDYGSSVGRYANRIKDAKLSLAGSTYQLKANDNGNCLHGGGATGWLNQVYDITEKNDSSVTFTINAKDGENGFPGNVTATAKYTVKSNNTLDIEFGATTDKETVVNMTNHSYFNLNGDPSKEGFDQVMYINADKFTPADSLYIPTGEIKSVEGTPMDFRKPAEIGKKVDYNFDQIKNATGYDHNWCLNTYKNGKGDDKTVCASLYSPKSGILLEVFTNEPGIQVYTGNFQGTGIACKHGIKYPKHVSVCFESQKYPDSPTKIAQGVKDWTDATLKPGEKYYSHLAYKFSVKK; from the coding sequence ATGAGTACATTTAAGACCCTATTTATGGGAGTTGGTTTTGCGGCTATCGCTACCCTCTCAGCTTGTTCATCAAGCAGCAATGCAAGTCTCACACAATCTGGTTTGAATCCAGCAGATTTCGATTCAACAGTATTGGGCAAGAAGACTGAGTTAGTAACTCTCAAGAATGCAAACGGCATGGAAGTTTGCCTCACCAATTATGGTGGACGTGTCGTTTCCATTTCCGTTCCAAACAAGGACGGAAAGCCAACAGATGTGGTTCTTGGTTACGATAATATCCATCAGTATGCTGACACCCTTAACTCTCCTTCAGATTATGGTTCTTCTGTAGGACGTTATGCCAACCGTATCAAGGATGCTAAACTTTCACTTGCTGGTTCAACATACCAGTTGAAGGCAAATGATAATGGCAACTGCCTGCATGGTGGTGGGGCTACAGGATGGTTGAACCAGGTTTACGACATTACAGAGAAGAACGACTCATCCGTTACCTTCACTATCAATGCGAAGGATGGCGAGAATGGTTTCCCTGGCAACGTAACAGCAACAGCTAAATACACAGTCAAGAGTAACAACACACTCGACATCGAGTTTGGCGCTACAACAGACAAAGAGACCGTTGTCAATATGACCAACCACAGTTACTTCAACTTGAATGGCGATCCATCTAAGGAAGGTTTCGATCAGGTAATGTACATCAATGCAGATAAGTTCACTCCTGCAGATTCACTTTACATCCCAACTGGTGAAATCAAGAGTGTCGAGGGAACCCCTATGGATTTCCGTAAACCTGCAGAAATCGGCAAGAAGGTTGATTATAACTTTGATCAGATTAAGAATGCCACAGGTTACGACCACAACTGGTGCTTGAACACATATAAGAATGGTAAGGGCGATGACAAAACAGTTTGCGCAAGCCTCTACTCACCAAAGAGCGGTATCCTTCTTGAAGTATTTACCAACGAGCCAGGAATTCAGGTTTACACCGGTAACTTCCAAGGCACAGGTATTGCCTGCAAGCATGGCATCAAGTATCCTAAACATGTAAGCGTTTGCTTCGAGAGCCAGAAATATCCTGATTCTCCAACCAAGATTGCTCAGGGTGTAAAGGATTGGACAGATGCCACATTGAAGCCAGGAGAGAAATACTATTCTCACCTCGCTTACAAATTCAGCGTTAAAAAGTAA
- a CDS encoding L-ribulose-5-phosphate 4-epimerase → MLEELKEKVFKANLDLVKHNLVLFTWGNVSGIDREKGLVVIKPSGVDYDTMKASDMVVVDLETGKVVEGDLNPSSDTPTHLVLYRAFPELGGVVHTHSTYATAWAQAGLDIPNIGTTHADYFHDCIPCTDAMTEDMMAEYEHNTGVVIVDRFKKDNINPVHTPGVLVKNHGPFTWGKDADQAVYHAVVAEQVAKMAFISFSVNPNTTMNPLLVEKHFNRKHGPNAYYGQKKH, encoded by the coding sequence ATGTTAGAAGAATTAAAAGAAAAAGTGTTCAAGGCAAACCTTGATCTCGTTAAGCACAACCTCGTGCTCTTTACATGGGGTAATGTGAGTGGCATCGACCGCGAGAAAGGTCTGGTTGTCATCAAGCCATCTGGCGTCGATTATGACACCATGAAGGCTAGCGATATGGTAGTGGTAGACTTGGAAACAGGTAAGGTAGTAGAAGGCGATCTGAATCCATCATCTGATACACCAACCCACTTGGTTCTCTACCGCGCATTCCCAGAGTTGGGTGGCGTAGTTCATACTCACTCTACTTATGCTACCGCTTGGGCACAGGCTGGCTTGGACATCCCTAACATTGGTACAACTCATGCTGATTACTTCCACGATTGCATCCCTTGCACTGATGCGATGACAGAGGACATGATGGCAGAATATGAGCACAACACAGGTGTTGTCATCGTTGACCGTTTCAAGAAAGATAACATCAACCCAGTTCATACTCCTGGCGTATTGGTTAAGAACCATGGTCCTTTTACATGGGGTAAGGATGCTGACCAGGCTGTTTATCACGCAGTAGTAGCTGAACAGGTGGCAAAGATGGCTTTCATCTCATTCTCAGTTAATCCAAATACCACCATGAACCCATTGCTCGTAGAGAAGCACTTCAACCGCAAGCACGGCCCTAACGCTTACTACGGACAGAAAAAGCACTAA
- a CDS encoding xylulokinase, translating into MSAKTIIESGKAILGIEFGSTRIKAVLIDTDNNPIAQGSFEWENQLVDGLWTYSIDTIWKGLQDCYADLRKNVEAEYDCEIKQLAAIGISAMMHGYMAFGKDENILVPFRTWRNTNTAKAAAELSELFHFNIPLRWSISHVYQAILNGEDHINKIDFLTTLAGYIHWQLTGKKVLGVGDASGMLPIDSNTNNYDAEMVAKFDKLIEPKNLGWKILDILPEVLNAGEDAGVLTEEGAKKLDPSGTLQAGTPLCPPEGDAGTGMVATNAVRQRTGNVSAGTSSFSMIVLEKALSQPYEVIDMVTTPDGSPVAMVHCNNCTSDLNAWVGLFKQYQELLGVPVDMNEIFGKLYNHALEGDADCGGLIAYNYISGEPVTGLAEGRPMFVRSANDHFNLANFMRANLYASVAVLKIGNDVLFKDEKVQVDRITGHGGLFKTKGVGQRILAAAINSPISVMETAGEGGAWGIALLAGYLVNNDEKLSLADYLDKKVFAGNTGVEIAPTAEDVAGFDKYIETYKAGLAIEKAAVENKK; encoded by the coding sequence ATGAGCGCAAAAACTATTATAGAATCCGGTAAGGCCATTCTCGGTATCGAGTTTGGCTCTACCCGAATCAAGGCTGTCTTGATCGACACCGACAACAACCCTATCGCACAGGGTAGCTTTGAGTGGGAAAACCAGTTGGTTGATGGTCTCTGGACTTACAGCATCGACACAATCTGGAAAGGTTTGCAGGATTGTTATGCCGACCTCCGCAAGAACGTGGAGGCTGAGTACGACTGCGAAATCAAGCAGTTGGCTGCCATCGGTATTTCTGCGATGATGCATGGCTATATGGCTTTCGGTAAGGATGAGAACATTCTCGTTCCTTTCCGCACCTGGCGTAACACCAATACAGCCAAGGCTGCAGCTGAACTTTCAGAGCTCTTCCACTTCAACATCCCATTGCGTTGGAGTATCTCTCACGTATATCAGGCTATCCTGAATGGTGAGGACCACATCAACAAGATTGACTTCCTTACAACTCTCGCCGGTTATATCCACTGGCAGCTCACAGGCAAGAAGGTTTTGGGCGTAGGCGATGCATCAGGTATGCTCCCTATCGACTCTAACACCAACAACTACGATGCAGAGATGGTAGCTAAGTTCGATAAGCTCATCGAGCCTAAGAACCTGGGCTGGAAGATTCTCGACATTCTCCCTGAGGTACTGAACGCAGGCGAAGATGCTGGCGTATTGACCGAGGAAGGTGCAAAGAAGCTCGACCCATCAGGCACACTCCAGGCAGGCACCCCACTCTGTCCTCCAGAAGGTGATGCAGGTACTGGTATGGTAGCTACCAACGCTGTACGTCAGCGCACAGGTAACGTCAGTGCAGGTACATCTTCTTTCTCCATGATTGTATTGGAGAAAGCCTTGAGCCAACCTTACGAAGTCATTGATATGGTGACTACTCCAGACGGAAGCCCTGTAGCAATGGTTCACTGCAACAACTGTACTTCCGACCTCAATGCATGGGTAGGTTTGTTCAAGCAATATCAGGAGTTGCTCGGTGTACCTGTGGATATGAACGAGATATTCGGCAAACTCTACAACCACGCTCTCGAAGGCGATGCTGATTGCGGTGGTTTGATTGCTTACAACTATATCTCTGGTGAGCCTGTAACCGGTTTGGCAGAAGGTCGCCCAATGTTCGTACGTTCAGCCAACGACCACTTTAACCTCGCCAACTTCATGCGTGCCAACCTCTATGCTTCAGTAGCTGTATTGAAGATTGGTAACGATGTATTGTTCAAGGACGAGAAGGTACAGGTAGACCGCATCACCGGTCATGGCGGTTTGTTCAAGACCAAGGGTGTAGGTCAGCGCATCCTCGCTGCAGCCATCAACTCCCCTATCTCTGTGATGGAGACAGCAGGCGAAGGTGGTGCATGGGGTATCGCCCTGCTCGCAGGTTATCTCGTTAACAACGATGAGAAGTTGAGCCTGGCAGATTATCTCGACAAGAAGGTATTTGCAGGCAATACTGGTGTAGAGATTGCACCTACTGCCGAAGATGTAGCCGGTTTTGATAAGTACATCGAAACTTACAAGGCTGGTCTTGCTATCGAAAAGGCAGCAGTTGAGAACAAAAAGTAA
- a CDS encoding alpha-N-arabinofuranosidase yields the protein MMKKLFATTLLSTAVAFSAQAQDVTGTIHANQGTQKINKEIYGQFAEHLGSCIYGGLWVGPDSKIPNTQGYRNDVLQALKDLKVPVLRWPGGCFADEYHWMDGIGPREKRPKMQNNNWGGTIEDNSFGTHEFLNLCEMLGCEPYISGNVGSGTVEELAKWVEYMTSDGDTPMAKLRRQNGRDKAWKVKYLGVGNESWGCGGNMRPEYYSDLFRRYSVYCRNYDGNQLYKIASGASDYDYNWTKVLMDRIGNRANAISLHYYTVTGWTGSKGSATKFNNEDYYWTMGKALGIEDVIKKHEAIMDKADPKKQVALLVDEWGTWWDEEPGTIKGHLYQQNCMRDAFVAALSLNVFHRHTERVKMTNIAQIVNVLQSMILTDTKGTGHMVLTPTYHVFNMYKDFQEATYLPMDVKCDSMDVRGDDHARDGRKIPLVSTSAAKKADGTIVVALANVSLDKAQQVEFNLDGAAAPKTVTGQILSCNKVSDYNDFAHPDVVKPAVFKDAKVKKNTLKVKIPAKSIVVLKIK from the coding sequence ATGATGAAGAAACTTTTCGCTACCACATTGCTTTCAACAGCAGTTGCATTCTCAGCACAAGCTCAGGATGTAACAGGAACAATCCATGCCAACCAAGGAACACAGAAAATCAACAAAGAGATTTATGGCCAGTTTGCCGAGCATCTCGGAAGTTGTATCTATGGTGGTCTTTGGGTAGGTCCTGATTCTAAGATTCCTAACACTCAGGGTTACCGCAACGACGTGCTCCAAGCCCTCAAGGACCTGAAAGTGCCTGTATTAAGATGGCCTGGAGGATGCTTCGCTGACGAGTATCACTGGATGGATGGTATCGGTCCACGTGAAAAGCGACCAAAGATGCAGAACAACAACTGGGGTGGAACCATTGAGGACAACTCTTTCGGTACACACGAGTTTCTGAATCTCTGCGAGATGTTGGGTTGCGAGCCTTACATCAGCGGTAACGTGGGTTCCGGCACTGTTGAGGAATTGGCAAAGTGGGTGGAATATATGACCAGCGATGGAGATACTCCTATGGCAAAACTCCGCCGACAGAACGGCCGCGACAAGGCATGGAAGGTAAAATACCTCGGTGTTGGTAACGAAAGTTGGGGCTGCGGTGGCAACATGCGTCCTGAATATTATTCAGATCTTTTCCGCCGCTACTCTGTTTATTGCCGCAACTATGACGGGAACCAGCTCTATAAGATTGCATCTGGAGCGAGCGATTACGATTACAACTGGACTAAGGTATTGATGGACCGTATCGGCAACCGTGCCAACGCCATCTCTCTACATTATTATACAGTAACAGGTTGGACAGGCAGCAAGGGTTCTGCCACCAAGTTCAACAATGAGGATTACTACTGGACCATGGGCAAGGCGCTCGGCATAGAAGATGTCATCAAGAAGCACGAGGCTATCATGGACAAGGCTGATCCAAAGAAGCAGGTAGCCCTCCTCGTTGACGAATGGGGAACCTGGTGGGATGAGGAGCCTGGCACTATCAAGGGCCACCTCTATCAGCAGAACTGTATGCGCGATGCCTTCGTTGCAGCACTCTCGCTGAATGTATTCCACCGCCATACAGAGCGTGTGAAGATGACCAATATCGCACAGATTGTCAACGTACTCCAGTCAATGATCCTGACAGATACAAAGGGAACAGGTCACATGGTTCTGACTCCAACCTATCATGTATTCAACATGTACAAGGACTTCCAGGAGGCAACCTATCTCCCAATGGATGTAAAGTGCGACTCTATGGATGTTCGCGGCGATGATCACGCAAGAGATGGAAGAAAGATTCCATTGGTATCTACTTCAGCAGCCAAGAAGGCAGATGGAACCATTGTGGTTGCTCTTGCCAATGTCAGTCTTGACAAGGCTCAGCAGGTAGAGTTTAATCTGGATGGGGCAGCTGCTCCAAAAACTGTAACAGGACAGATTCTTTCCTGCAACAAGGTGAGCGATTACAACGACTTCGCACACCCGGATGTAGTGAAGCCTGCAGTTTTTAAGGATGCAAAAGTAAAGAAAAACACCCTTAAGGTAAAAATTCCTGCAAAATCTATCGTAGTTTTGAAAATAAAATAG
- a CDS encoding NUDIX hydrolase, translating into MTQFYNEYSKVLVSVDCIIFGFDGSNLQVLIGKRKMDPGRGEWSLYGGFVGATENLEDAANRVILELTGMKNLYIRQVGAFGRIDRDPGERVISIAYCTLINVKDYDDSLRVEHGLEWVSLNELPELYSDHKLMIRNAIAQIRRRINHEPLSFKLLPDLFTLTQLQHVFEAVIGEEIDKRNFRKRVKDIDFIEKTELIDKVNSKRGAALYRFNKKAYEEDPSFNLK; encoded by the coding sequence ATGACCCAGTTTTATAATGAATACTCCAAAGTATTAGTATCCGTCGATTGTATCATTTTCGGTTTCGACGGTAGTAACCTCCAGGTACTGATAGGTAAACGCAAGATGGACCCGGGAAGAGGCGAATGGTCACTCTATGGTGGTTTCGTTGGCGCAACAGAAAATCTCGAAGATGCAGCTAACAGAGTCATCCTGGAACTTACTGGAATGAAAAACCTCTATATAAGACAAGTAGGAGCTTTCGGCCGCATCGACCGTGACCCAGGTGAGCGAGTTATCTCTATCGCCTATTGCACTCTCATCAATGTGAAAGACTATGATGACAGCCTCCGTGTAGAACACGGATTGGAATGGGTTAGTCTGAACGAACTTCCAGAACTTTACTCAGACCACAAACTCATGATCCGCAACGCTATCGCACAGATACGCCGCCGCATCAATCATGAGCCATTAAGCTTCAAACTCCTCCCAGACCTCTTTACGCTGACACAGCTTCAGCATGTATTCGAGGCAGTAATAGGCGAAGAGATTGATAAGCGCAACTTCCGCAAACGCGTGAAGGATATCGACTTCATCGAGAAAACAGAACTCATCGATAAAGTCAACTCGAAACGAGGCGCCGCCCTCTACCGCTTCAACAAGAAAGCATACGAGGAAGACCCATCGTTCAACTTGAAATAG
- a CDS encoding sodium:solute symporter, translated as MNWNSTEFVWLDWAILAIGVIGVIWAVWHAIVKDRKAQKGEDSSAYLFGKGEPWYVIGMAIFAANIGSEHLVGLAGTGAKSGVGMAHWEMQGWMILILGWLFVPFYQLLINKMGKIITMPDFLKFRYTQRTGSWLSIITLVAYILTKVSVTALTGGIFFEYLWGLNFWAGAIGLIILTTIFTVFGGMKGVMTLSTIQTPILVIGSFLVLFLGLSTLGGGSISAGWADMMDYCGKLNNGYGTTHMFHWEAGDSMYQEYPGFVVFIGATIIGFWYWCTDQHIVQRVLGQVPGESNVEVMKRARRGTIAAGFFKVLPCFMFLIPGMIAAALAQKGAIQMNETDAAFAIMVKTVLPAGIKGIVTIGFICALVASLAAFFNSCATLFTEDFYKPLKKGMSEAHYVLVGRIATVVVVVLGFAWLPIMMKMDTLYNYLQGIQSLLAPAMVAVFAMGIFFKKITPKAGEYTMITGFLIGMLRLVTNVITDTGKATMDGAFWDYTAWFWQTNWLVFECWLLVFLIIFMVVVSCFTPAPSKEQVEAITFTSDFKKSIRESWGAFDIIGTLVVIGLCAAFYAYFW; from the coding sequence ATGAATTGGAATTCAACAGAATTCGTATGGCTTGATTGGGCTATACTCGCCATTGGAGTTATCGGCGTAATTTGGGCTGTCTGGCACGCAATCGTGAAAGACAGAAAGGCTCAGAAAGGTGAAGACTCTTCTGCCTACCTCTTCGGTAAGGGTGAGCCATGGTATGTAATCGGTATGGCTATTTTTGCTGCCAACATTGGTTCTGAGCACCTCGTTGGTTTGGCTGGTACAGGTGCCAAGAGTGGTGTCGGTATGGCACACTGGGAGATGCAGGGTTGGATGATCCTCATCTTGGGTTGGTTGTTCGTACCTTTCTACCAGTTGCTCATCAACAAGATGGGTAAGATCATCACCATGCCAGACTTCCTGAAGTTCCGCTATACCCAGCGCACAGGTTCATGGCTCTCTATCATCACCCTCGTAGCTTACATCCTTACTAAGGTGAGCGTTACAGCCCTTACAGGTGGTATTTTCTTCGAGTATCTCTGGGGCTTGAACTTCTGGGCAGGTGCTATCGGTTTGATTATCCTCACCACCATCTTCACCGTATTCGGTGGTATGAAGGGTGTGATGACATTGTCAACTATCCAGACTCCTATCCTCGTCATCGGTTCTTTCCTCGTACTCTTCCTCGGTCTCTCTACCCTCGGCGGTGGCAGCATCTCTGCAGGTTGGGCCGACATGATGGATTACTGCGGAAAGCTGAACAACGGCTACGGTACAACTCACATGTTCCACTGGGAGGCAGGTGACTCTATGTATCAGGAGTATCCTGGTTTCGTAGTATTTATCGGTGCAACCATCATCGGTTTCTGGTACTGGTGTACAGACCAGCACATCGTTCAGCGTGTATTGGGTCAGGTTCCTGGCGAGAGCAACGTAGAGGTTATGAAGCGTGCCCGCCGCGGTACTATCGCAGCCGGTTTCTTCAAGGTACTCCCTTGCTTCATGTTCCTCATTCCAGGTATGATTGCAGCCGCTTTGGCTCAGAAGGGTGCCATCCAGATGAACGAGACTGATGCAGCCTTCGCCATCATGGTAAAGACCGTTCTTCCTGCAGGTATCAAGGGTATCGTAACCATCGGTTTCATCTGCGCACTCGTTGCTTCATTGGCAGCATTCTTCAATAGCTGTGCTACCCTCTTCACCGAGGACTTCTACAAACCATTGAAGAAGGGCATGTCTGAGGCTCACTACGTACTCGTTGGCCGTATCGCTACCGTAGTAGTTGTAGTTCTCGGTTTCGCATGGTTGCCAATCATGATGAAGATGGATACATTGTACAACTATCTCCAGGGTATCCAGTCACTTCTGGCTCCAGCCATGGTAGCCGTATTTGCAATGGGTATCTTCTTTAAGAAGATTACTCCAAAGGCAGGTGAATACACCATGATTACCGGTTTCCTCATCGGTATGCTCCGCCTCGTTACCAACGTCATCACTGATACAGGTAAGGCTACAATGGATGGTGCATTCTGGGATTACACCGCATGGTTCTGGCAGACTAACTGGCTCGTATTCGAGTGCTGGTTGCTCGTATTCCTCATCATCTTCATGGTAGTAGTGAGCTGCTTCACTCCAGCCCCAAGCAAGGAGCAGGTAGAGGCAATCACCTTCACATCCGACTTCAAGAAGTCTATCCGTGAGAGCTGGGGTGCCTTCGATATCATTGGTACACTCGTAGTAATCGGTCTCTGCGCTGCATTCTACGCATACTTCTGGTAA
- the galK gene encoding galactokinase: MDIEKVRSRFIKHFDGKTGNIYMSPGRINLIGEHTDYNGGFVFPGAVDKGIMAEIRPNGTDTVMLYSIDLKDRVEFKVNDPEGPRASWARYIYGVCQEMKALGVDVKGFNAAFYGDVPLGAGMSSSAALESCFAFALNDLFGDNKVSKWDLVLAGQATEHKYVGVNCGIMDQFASVFGKEGKLMRLDCNSREFEYFPFEPKGYKLCLVNSKVKHELAGSPYNDRRNSCENVVKHIAAKHPEAKFETLRDCTWEQLEEVRAEVGEEDYSRAHFVLGEKDRVLAVCDALEKGDYETVGQKMYETHHGLSKEYEVSCEELDFLNDVAKENGVTGSRIMGGGFGGCTINLVKDDIYDKFVEDVTAKFTAKYGHAPEIYPVIISEGSHKVC, translated from the coding sequence ATGGATATTGAAAAAGTAAGAAGCCGATTCATCAAGCATTTCGATGGTAAAACAGGTAACATCTACATGTCACCAGGTCGTATTAACTTGATTGGTGAGCATACCGATTATAATGGTGGATTTGTTTTCCCAGGTGCAGTAGATAAGGGTATCATGGCAGAAATCCGTCCTAACGGAACAGATACCGTCATGCTCTACTCTATCGACTTGAAGGACCGTGTAGAATTCAAGGTTAATGATCCTGAAGGTCCTCGCGCTTCATGGGCACGTTACATCTATGGTGTTTGCCAGGAGATGAAGGCATTGGGCGTTGACGTAAAGGGTTTCAATGCAGCATTCTATGGTGATGTGCCTCTCGGTGCTGGTATGTCTTCATCTGCTGCTCTTGAAAGCTGTTTTGCTTTTGCTTTGAACGACCTCTTTGGTGACAACAAGGTTTCTAAATGGGATCTCGTTCTCGCAGGCCAGGCTACTGAGCACAAGTATGTAGGTGTTAACTGCGGTATCATGGACCAGTTTGCTTCTGTTTTCGGCAAGGAAGGTAAGTTGATGCGCCTCGATTGCAACAGCCGCGAATTTGAATACTTCCCATTCGAGCCTAAGGGCTATAAACTCTGCCTGGTAAACTCTAAGGTAAAGCACGAGTTGGCAGGTTCTCCATACAACGACCGTCGCAACTCTTGCGAAAATGTTGTTAAGCACATTGCAGCAAAGCACCCAGAAGCTAAGTTCGAAACTCTCCGTGATTGCACATGGGAACAGTTGGAAGAGGTTCGCGCTGAGGTAGGCGAAGAGGATTACAGCCGCGCTCACTTCGTATTGGGCGAGAAGGACCGCGTATTGGCAGTCTGCGATGCTCTTGAGAAGGGTGACTACGAGACAGTAGGTCAGAAGATGTACGAGACTCACCACGGCTTGAGCAAGGAATACGAGGTAAGCTGCGAGGAACTCGACTTCTTAAACGATGTTGCTAAGGAGAACGGTGTTACTGGTAGCCGTATCATGGGCGGTGGCTTCGGTGGCTGCACTATCAACCTGGTAAAGGACGATATCTACGACAAGTTCGTTGAGGACGTGACAGCTAAGTTCACAGCCAAATATGGTCATGCTCCAGAGATTTACCCTGTAATCATCTCTGAGGGTTCTCACAAGGTTTGCTAA
- the araA gene encoding L-arabinose isomerase: MIKAFENLEVWFVTGAQLLYGGETVKIVDGHSKDMVDGLNNSGIIPIKVVYKGTANSSAEVEAVMKAANNDEKCVGIITWMHTFSPAKMWIKGLQALEKPLLHFHTQYNAELPWDSIDMDFMNLNQSAHGDIEFGHICTRMRIPRKVVVGYWKSEEAQKQIATWARVAAGVADAHNVRCLMFGMNMNNVAVTDGDRVEFEQRLGYHVDYYPVSSLMEYYKKVTDAEADALVEEYKKEYTIKIDESGEEVYWEKVKNAAKAEIALRRVLKDENAVAFTTNFDDLGDADIDDPNFCGFDQIPGLASQRLMAEGYGFGAEGDWKTACLYRTLWVMNQGLEKGCSFLEDYTLNFAADRTSSLQSHMLEVCPLIATDKPKLEVHFLGIGIRKQQTARLVFTSKTGKGVKATVVDLGNRFRLIASEVECIEPKAMPKLPVASALWVPQPTFEIGAGAWILAGGTHHSAFSYDITAEYWEDFCEILGIEFVNIDKNTTISSFKQQLRNNEIYYMLNKALR; encoded by the coding sequence ATGATTAAAGCATTTGAAAATTTAGAGGTATGGTTTGTAACTGGTGCACAGCTTCTTTACGGAGGCGAAACAGTTAAGATAGTTGATGGTCACTCAAAGGACATGGTAGATGGTCTGAACAACAGTGGCATCATCCCAATCAAGGTAGTTTACAAGGGCACAGCTAACTCTTCTGCAGAAGTAGAGGCTGTCATGAAGGCTGCCAACAACGATGAGAAGTGCGTAGGTATCATCACATGGATGCACACCTTCTCTCCAGCTAAGATGTGGATTAAGGGCTTGCAGGCTCTCGAGAAGCCTCTCCTCCACTTCCACACTCAGTACAATGCAGAACTCCCTTGGGATTCTATCGATATGGATTTCATGAACCTCAACCAGTCAGCCCACGGCGACATCGAGTTCGGTCATATCTGCACCCGTATGCGCATCCCTAGAAAGGTAGTTGTAGGTTACTGGAAGAGCGAAGAGGCTCAGAAGCAGATTGCAACATGGGCTCGCGTAGCTGCAGGTGTTGCTGATGCTCACAACGTACGCTGCCTGATGTTCGGTATGAACATGAACAACGTTGCCGTAACAGATGGCGACCGTGTAGAGTTCGAGCAGCGCTTGGGTTACCATGTAGATTACTACCCAGTATCTTCACTCATGGAGTACTACAAGAAGGTAACTGATGCAGAAGCTGATGCTCTCGTTGAGGAGTACAAGAAGGAGTACACCATCAAGATTGATGAGTCTGGCGAGGAAGTATATTGGGAGAAGGTGAAGAACGCAGCTAAGGCTGAGATCGCTCTCCGTCGCGTATTGAAGGATGAGAACGCAGTAGCATTCACAACCAACTTCGATGACCTCGGCGATGCTGACATCGATGATCCAAACTTCTGCGGTTTCGACCAGATTCCTGGTTTGGCTTCACAGCGCCTGATGGCAGAAGGTTATGGTTTCGGTGCTGAGGGTGACTGGAAGACAGCTTGCCTCTACCGCACACTCTGGGTAATGAACCAGGGCTTGGAGAAGGGTTGCTCATTCCTCGAGGACTACACACTCAACTTCGCTGCCGACCGCACATCTAGCCTCCAGAGCCACATGCTCGAGGTTTGCCCATTGATCGCAACAGACAAGCCAAAGCTCGAGGTTCACTTCCTCGGCATCGGTATCCGCAAGCAGCAGACTGCCCGTTTGGTATTCACATCTAAGACAGGTAAGGGTGTTAAGGCAACTGTAGTTGACCTCGGCAACCGTTTCCGTCTCATCGCAAGTGAGGTAGAGTGCATCGAGCCAAAGGCAATGCCTAAGCTCCCTGTAGCTTCAGCTCTCTGGGTTCCACAGCCAACCTTCGAGATTGGTGCAGGTGCTTGGATCCTTGCTGGTGGTACTCACCACAGTGCATTCTCTTACGATATCACTGCTGAGTACTGGGAAGACTTCTGCGAGATTCTCGGTATTGAGTTCGTCAACATCGACAAGAACACAACAATCAGCAGCTTCAAGCAGCAGCTCCGCAACAACGAGATTTACTACATGCTCAACAAGGCATTGCGATAA